The genome window GGAAGACACGACCGGAGCGAAAACGCTGCCATGGCTTCCGCCCCGTGGCGCGCTTGTCGGGGTTGGACCGGCGGTGTCCCGGGCTTTCTGGAACGGCAGCGGGGATTGGCTGGCCTCACCGGGGGAGCAGCCCGGCTTTCTGCTGCGCATTCAAGAAAAAAGGACCTCTGGCCCTTTGCCGCCTGTGTCgctcgccctcgccctcgcctcCACCCCATCGCTGATCGGCCGCCGGGAAGAAGATGCAGCAGCTGGCGGAGCGGCAGATGGGAGCTGCCCATGGATCGCATCGATCGGCGGCAACCGAGTCGGAGGATCATGGTGTGAAGGAAAAGGAGGAGCTCCTCGGCGTCGGTCTGGGTTGAAGCCGGAATTAGGCACCAACGTTTCATCATGtttttttttttttctttctctgtCCCAGACGACGGACAGGCCTCATGAATCATGATGTCTCCGTGTCACTGTGTCGGTACTTGGCTACCAAGATTTGTCTTCTCCTGGGCCGTAGTCAAGACATGTTGACAACATCACCAGCCGTAGTACACAAACTATCAAGAACCACCGGTGGCATTTCCGCAATCATCTGTCTAAAAAAAATCTGTTGGTAGAAATAGATCCATTTTATTGACATATGACCTGAGATACCAATAGGGATGTAAGGCTATCTCTCTATCCCAATTCCCACACATATCTCAAACTCTCAAACTCCACTACGTAAACATTATAATCTATAATACAACTGCTGAGCACGAGCTAAGAGGCCTACATACGGGTTCGTATTATTTAACATCACTATTGATTCATCTGTAAGCTGTGGAAAACTTGTTGTGAGTTGTTTGTCCTAAAAAAACTGTTCGAAATTGTATGTTGTAAAAAACCTGAAAGTTGTTTGGTTTAAACTGCTACGAGTTAACTACTACGAACGGATTGTATGTTGTTTACATACACTTTGTTTAAAAATCGATTTCACATTTGTGCTTCCTGATATTTACAAATAAAACTTCTCCACTTGCTCCATTTTTAAAAAAATGCATTTATGTTTTATTTATTCTAATACTTAATTATTTTTAATGTAATTTTATTTCCTGTTTGTGGTGTCTCTCCGTTTATATATTGAATTAGTAAATCAATTTTTCAATTCCATTTTTAGTACTGAATTATTATAACACTCAATTATTTTATAATCTCCTATTTTTTATTTCATTTATTATAACAGTCAATTATTTTGAATCTCATTTCAATTCCTATTTACCGTATCTCTTTATTAATATATCGAACTTGGATAAACAGCCAAAGCAGGATCCAAACTTCTTTCAAATTTATACTAAAAACTGACTTTTCAATATTGTAACAAAAAACTAACCTCTCTAATTTAGTTTTTGTTTTTTAAAGCAGAAGTAGGTTCAAAAACTAAACCAAACACACCTGTAAATTGACATAGTACATATGGCTAGATTTTATAGCTGTCTATTATAAAACATTTTTTCATTCTAAACCGTAagaaaattaaaattttctaTATACTTATATAATATATAATAAAAATGATAACGATATGCTTAAAAGCCAAAATATTTTGtaatttgaagcagaagtacacAACTAAATATAAAACTTTACCATATACTTCCTGTTACTTGTTACGAGGTATATGAGATTTATGTGACCAAATAATGGTTCAAATATGAgaagaaaatgaaaaaaaaacaCTTATGCGAGAAATTGTATGCAAAGATATTTTTTACCGGCGGATGATATagcccctgtttgtttcggcttttcgcagcttctggccaccaaaagctgctgcggactgccaaacactcagcttttcagccagcttctataaaattcgtttgggtaaaaaccattcaaaatcaacatgaacatataatcggttgagtcgtcgcaatagtagtaatccgtcactttatagatcctgagccccatggacaactttaactttctccgcacgtaatcctaatgatactcagattctctacacagccagattctccccacagctagaTTCTTGGAAAAGCTGgttagaaaaaagctgaaccaaacaggcccatagTACGTTCTCCGTTATTTTCTATTTAttgttttttaaaaaataaataaCGAACGATAAATATTTAAGGTATTTAAgttcctttttatttatcacgttttaatttaaaaatatttttttatttatcatgttttagtttaaaaataatttttTATTTATCATGTTTTAGTTTAGAAATACTTTTTAATTTATCTTTTTAATTTATCAtgatttagtttaaaaataaactaacAGACGATATAGAGATAGTACTTACCTAGTACGAATTGATTTCCCCACTGCCAGTAGATTTGTATTGACCGTTTTTTAAGTGTCGCCAGTGTAAATTACAGATTTCGAAGTGGCACCGGTGCAAACACCTTTCGCTAGGCGAATGAAATCATCGTCAGTAAAGATCAAACTCTACCACCAGTACAAATCCCGTCCCTGCGCTAGTCGGCGGGGCATCCAACATGGCCATGAAAGCAACAATAAAGCAGAAAAATAAATCTAAACAGTGCAGCATCACTTCGCCTAATAAATCTAAACAGTTGATGCAACAAGCCATGAGCACCTGATTCTTGATGTGTTTGCAAACATACGAAACTGACGGTACGCCCCAGTACAATTAACCTCATCCCTTCGCCTAATAGTTAGCCAGAAATCATATGGTAAGCTTATTCAGTCTCGGCAGCAACAGGTCTCCGAAGGCCACAACAGGTCTCCTATAGACTATAGTAACTCGTGATACCAAGGTTGACATACATAACTCATCACAACTTTCCTGTTTGAATCAAAATCAAGAGTCAAGACCCTCTACAACCTAATAAAAACTCTCCTAATCGTTGTGCAGTCGAGAGCAAGACTTGCTAGTATTCGAGGAACTGAGCGGATGACAATGTTGCTGTGAATCTGGATAATTGCTGACTACAGTATATATGCACATTCATACATCAAAACCTGGCATAGCAAACTGTGACGCAAATGCCTCAACCTGATTTCGGAGTTCCATAACATCCTTATTGTTCATTAGGCCTCTTAGAAACTCCTTTTGCACTTTGCCATGTTCTTTCAGAACATTGCTAGCAATCTGAGTAGACCTTATGAGGAAGTCTGCAATCGACTCGAAGTCCTCTTCTAGGCAACCTCTAGTAGTCATTGCAGGTGTTCCTGTAGCAACATGATATCAAGTTAATCAGTATAGCCAGTTTTGCATTTATATAAGGAGAGAGGAACAAAAGGCTAAAAAAAATGGAGATATCGAGCTGAAAGAACTAACCGATCCGCACACCACCAGGGGATATTGAGCCATTATCCCCATAAATTGGTGTCTTGTTGATAGATATGTGGCATGCCTCACAGACCTTCTCAAAGATCTTACCTGTCCAAAATGAAAGAATAACATCATAACCAATGCGGCACCAGCACTTCGCATGTAATATAGAGGGTGTTTGgatgcactagaactaatagttagttgactaaaaattattagtggaattagctagctaacaaataactaccTAATTATTAACTAatttgctaaaagtagctaatagttGAATTATTAGTTAGGGTGTTTGAATGTTTCAACTAATTTTaaccactaactattagctctagtgcattcaaacacccccataAACTAAAAGTGCACAAGAAAGATAAAAGGTACAAACATTTATATGAAAGTAAATATTTGGATGCGCAGACACAAAGGAAGCAGAATTATACCAGTCAAGCCAAGAGTTCTGAGATCCCAAAGTATTAAGTGATTATCTGTGCCACCAGTAACCAATCTGCATTTTCTTCTGAGCAACGCTGATGCCAGAGCCTGAGCATTTTTCTTGACTTGTTGAATGTACGCTTTATACTCAGGAGTTGCGACTTGCTTCAGAGTAATAGCCAAGGCAGCAATATGATTATTATGGGGTCCCCCTTGCATTGAAGGAAAAACACCAAAATTTATCCTATCCTCGAAGTCGTATTCATTCTCATCTCCTTGAGAAAAAGATCCAGCTCGTTTCCTTAAATTTTTCCCTTTCCTGAAGAATATTATACCACCTCTAGGGCCCCTAAGATTCTTGTGAGTAGTTGACGTAACAACATCACAGTAGTCGAAAGGGCTACGACATTCCTACAAAGGCACATCAATCCAGTATCAACACAGTTATCCTCAATGATCAGTCTATGGTCTCTAATGCAACCATACAAAAACAGCAAGGACAAACAGTCTATATAACATGGAGAACACCATAGCATTAAACTAGTACTCCATTCCAAATGATAAGAGGTTTTGGTTTTTCTGGATGCATTATTTTTACTGTGTATCTAAGTGAATAGCAAAACTTATGTGTCAAGAAAAGCCAAAATGTCTTATATAATTTAGAAGAGGGAGTCATATTGTATATTTATCACCCAACCAAACATGGTGTACAAGTGAAGGACCATAATACACAAGGTGAATGGTTTCTTATGGACACAATTTACATCACCTGGAACAACCACAAATGACAAGCTATAGTCAACAAGGGAGCTCTTTTGACTTATGCACTTTCAGATGAATCTAGGCAGTGTGTGGTAATAATACAGACGTTAAATGTTTTCTTCATTACAAGCAAGATTTGCATCACTAGGAACAGCCACAAGTAGCATGCTACAGTCAACAAAAGACATTTTCATTTAAGCTCTTTCAGGAACATGCAGAGTGCCTGAGTGAGGTTAAGTATTCAGGTGTGTCTTAAGGAGGAGGAGGTCAATTCAATTAATTTCATCGGACGATGGTTCTTGCAACCCAAGGAGATTATCAAGCTCCAGATATTTGATAACCCCATATGGTATGTCCCAACCTTGTTTGGAGCCACAACTAGAAGCAATAAGAACAACAGAAACACGAACAGTTGATATATCAATTTCTTTATATTCTATAATCATAAACTCCAATAGCCTTCTATCTTAACATGCAAGCCATCCACATCAAGAGGCCACTAGCACATGCAATTATGACATCTATTTATTCATGCAAGCTATCCATGTCAGCAAGCCACATCATCTACAAACACGGATTTATTTGACACATCAGCAGACCATACCGTCCACTAAAATCCATTTATAATAATTTATCCCTTAAGTCATATGATTTCATTCCAAATCATTCACGATCCCCGCAGCAACACATGGGTATCCTTCTAGTATCTGATATGATAAAGCAAAATAAAAATGCTTATTTCGCCTGCAACCTTCTTATAAAAGGGAGTTCATGGACAAAGAGTGTGACTCTTTATTAACTTACTCAGGCACAAAGCATTGGGTTAGGTTTCACATTGCACTGAGAAGTAttccctccgtcccaaaatataattcgttttagactAGTCATACATTCATTAAGTAATATATGAATGTAGTTTGCATGTATGTCTATATTCATTATCATTTGAATGAATGTGGATAGAAAAAAAGTGAgctagaaagaactatattttgggacggaggAGTAAGAAACAAGTGATTCATGATTCATCACTATGGTAAGCAAATTCAAAAACATCTTAGATTATTATTCACAATTACAAGGAAATTTCCGTCAAAGACAAAACACAACAGTGGATACTAGACATATCATCATTCAGGTAAAACGAGGATTGGCTAAGCACACTGTCTTAATTAACATTCAGCAGGTACTAAACCAAACTCAGCACAACCAATTTCTAATGGAAAAGCTACTTTATGCACTAAAACATAAAATTCAAACTACAGTGCCAACCATTGTTTTAAAGATATATCCAAGGGTGGGGGGTAGGTCTGCTTCCTCTCCTCTCCTCCCATGCTTCCTCTCATCTCAATCTCCCCTGTCCCCTGCTACCTCTTGATCTCCCCTGCTTCCTCTCAATCTCCCCTGCTACCTCTTGATCTCCCATGCTAGGCTGCAGAGACAGCACAATGGCATCTCCCCTGCATCCTCTTAATCTACTTCTATGAATTGTGCAGACTGCAGCAATGGCATCTATGAATTGCTTGTGACATGAGAGTGTTCAAAACTTGCAATTATGCCATTAGAGATTACTTTGTGGCTATTTCATATCTAATATCGTGATGATTTATATTCTATGACCTACTGGTCTTACTTCCATATCATGCATAATTTATAGCCGCATACTGCAGTATATATTGGTTGGCATGTATGGTGTCGCCTAGGCAATCGCCTAATTCGCCTAGGCGTCTAGGCGGTGGCTAAGCACCTAGTTCCGCCTTTAAAACCATGGTGCCAACCTAAACAAATGACAAGGTATCATGTAATGCATCTGGTGGTTTAAAATTCCTGACTGACAAGGTAGCAACAACCTTGGACAGGGGGGGGAGGGGTACTAGAATCAGTAGTAACTTCCATCTTTAACTTAAATTTTGTCAGGGTAAAAGACCAATATAGGAACTTCCATTCAACAGAGGAAATTTGTGTTTTGAATCTTCCATGGTAGTTCAGTGCATAGATTTATGGACCAAAACAAAATGAATGTTGTGTTCTGCAATCTTTATCAACTTTCAAGGTTTTAACAGTATGATTTACTTCTAGTCAAAATAATTAACGCAACAAACTCTAGCTTTTAACAAAAAATCTTCTAGAAATACTAGGATGACTAGATGAAAAGTATCTCTAAGACTTCTACCATTCGACCAAATTGTTTGGCAAGATACAGTGAAATTACCTGCATGAAATGATAACCTAAATGGCAACAAAAGCCTTCTAACCTTTGGAAATAAGAACACAAGGGTAGCTGGTAAGTGCAATCCAAACCCATACAAGTATACAACACTAAGAGGTACAATTCTGTTAGATGCTAAGCAGTATAAAGTCATAGTAACTGTAGGATCACAAAATGTGGACCTAAGAGGTACTCCAATTACTCTTGTGCACATTGTTAAGCAGGATACAATGAACTAACTGTAATATAAAAATAAATGGTTCAACGTAGATATGTACCTTTGCTGCAACAAGCCCACTGATATGTGCCATATCGCAAAGAAGCACTGCaccacacttatcagcaaccaaTCTCAtccgagcaaagtcccactctctGGGGTAAGAGCTCCCACCACATATGAGAATTTTCGGGTGGAAATCCATTGCTCTCTCCTCGAGCTTGTCGTAATCAATATACCCAGTCTGTGGGTTCACCTTGTACGACATGCTCTCGAAGAAAATAGAGGCACCTGACACCTTCTTGCCACTGGGCGTGTAGTAACCATGGCTAACATGGCCGCCCGACGGTGGCTCCAGCCCCATGATGCGGTCCTTGGGTTGAAGAAGACCAGTGTAGACAGCCAAATTGGCAGACGTGCACGAGTACGGCTGCACGTTGACGCCCCAGCAGGCAGGGTCGAGACCGAAGGCAGTGAGGGCGCGCTCATGGCAGAGCCGCTCGATGGCATCGATGTGCTGATTCCCGCCGTAGTAGCGAGCACCCGGGGCCCCCTCAGAGTACTTGTTGGTGAGGTGGCTGCCGAGCGCATCGAGCACCGCGCGGCAGACGAAGTTCTCCGACGCTATGAGCTCGATGCCCCGCACCTGGCGGGCCAGCTCCTGCTCCATCAGCGAGTGCACATCCGGGTCGGCCTCCGCCAGCGACTGGTTGCCCCAGGAGCGGACCGCGGCGCGGCGGGTCTCCAGATCCGCGCCGCTATCTTCCCCCGCCGCCTGCCGCTTGGCGGGGCGCAGCGCCGGGGACGTGGACGAGCAGGATGACGTCTCTCCGCCCCCACCCCCACCGCCGTTgacggcgcggcg of Zea mays cultivar B73 chromosome 8, Zm-B73-REFERENCE-NAM-5.0, whole genome shotgun sequence contains these proteins:
- the LOC100286146 gene encoding Serine hydroxymethyltransferase 7 translates to MDLSRPASSDLSLGLHSHAHAHARVHAAAAPLRLFDDAKPERLVAGEADAERDDGDGGDQHFSLLGHSLCVKRPRRAVNGGGGGGGETSSCSSTSPALRPAKRQAAGEDSGADLETRRAAVRSWGNQSLAEADPDVHSLMEQELARQVRGIELIASENFVCRAVLDALGSHLTNKYSEGAPGARYYGGNQHIDAIERLCHERALTAFGLDPACWGVNVQPYSCTSANLAVYTGLLQPKDRIMGLEPPSGGHVSHGYYTPSGKKVSGASIFFESMSYKVNPQTGYIDYDKLEERAMDFHPKILICGGSSYPREWDFARMRLVADKCGAVLLCDMAHISGLVAAKECRSPFDYCDVVTSTTHKNLRGPRGGIIFFRKGKNLRKRAGSFSQGDENEYDFEDRINFGVFPSMQGGPHNNHIAALAITLKQVATPEYKAYIQQVKKNAQALASALLRRKCRLVTGGTDNHLILWDLRTLGLTGKIFEKVCEACHISINKTPIYGDNGSISPGGVRIGTPAMTTRGCLEEDFESIADFLIRSTQIASNVLKEHGKVQKEFLRGLMNNKDVMELRNQVEAFASQFAMPGFDV